Below is a window of Aedes aegypti strain LVP_AGWG unplaced genomic scaffold, AaegL5.0 Primary Assembly AGWG_AaegL5_hic_scaff_1748_PBJ_arrow, whole genome shotgun sequence DNA.
agacaattttacgaAGTATTGACAGTTTCCAgattaataactatgaaagatCTAGCAGTTAAAAGAAAACGGTttgcgtttgcaggagttccaagttcgataatattgatgtattatctgattaaggttgagcataacttatgaaaatgaatgaaagcatcaaagttattgatcaaaaagattatgttttgttgttggcATAATATGGTTTCATTTGCGAAAGTCAAATTCCTTTACAACCCTGTTTTGCAgttacgtcaaaaatcacacattttcatgattatctcagaaatctgtcatAGGATCCTCAGCATTGTGTTTGGCACGCGACGAGagaatacagtactgacccgattttgtcagccaattttagatttgtcaaaaaattggtaTCGTCATGCTTTACCACGTACCCtctttaaaagtccatgtaaccatgtcgaaatttgaaattcatcgaggggctgacaaaatcgggtccttactgtagtagggctgtcctttgtttaattattgacatactagaagttgcttgaaaacaccccattttacggtagacATTTCATCATCCACTTTCAATGCATTTCAATGAAAGCTTCGAAGCTTGaaaatgttcgttcaaaacgattttcccggtgaccttctcaaattcccgtctttctCCCGGTTCGGTGATTCGTTTCGTTTCGGGTGCGCGAACACAATTCCAGtgcttgtaaatattgattgcAACCGCATCCAGTGAGCGGGACATTATGGGACATTTCTCATAAGGCACAGTGTGGAACATGATGAAATATTTGTTCGTCCATCGCATTGTGGAACCGAGCGAGGCAAACTAAGAAGTTCCTAACGCAATCCTAATGGAATTTGATGAGGGTGAAATAGGGAGTGGTACGACGAGCGTTCCGTACCTTACACTGAAGTCCGGAGTTGAGATGCATGCACGTGAGATTGGTATGGAAAGATGCACGCACTGGATTTCACCGGCGTGGCATCATAgcggttgttgttttcgaaccgaAACCGAAGCACAACAAGTAAGTAACAACAGTAGTGTGCCACCCCGGGAAATGACAGTGCTGACTAGACTAGACTATGTATGTAtatatatcgtccccttgatgctacaactagataactcgaaattcgaaatttttgacttcaatatgtcaaaacatttttcttaattagatctgcaaaatatccacaggtcttaagcgtgtgattcaaaatacacaagttaaagattatttttcaatcataatctctgcgattaaccatcaccttgttaaacggtcatactttcaaagttgcacatctcaaaattttgattttcgagttatctagttgtagcattaaggggacgatatataTATATTGGCATTTTATGGTGTCTTCCAATCGGAGACGAGAATTTTCTCCCCAAGCCACGCCACCGCCGGACTGCAAAAGCGTGTAGTGCTTGTCCCATTAGATTACCCTTGCTTTTAGTGTGTGTGAACATTTGTCATATCAACTCTTTGATGAGTgtgtttggtggccctgaaaagggccgtttgaaGAGCGAAACTTTGGAATGCGATTTAACCTCCGAAACCGTACAGGGTGCGTCCCTGACGCTTCAGAGCGTAGACAACATCCATAGCGGTAACGGTTTTACGCTTGGCGTGTTCAGTGTAGGTAACGGCATCACGGATGACGTTTTCCAGGAACACCTTCAACACACCACGAGTTTCCTCGTAGATAAGTCCGGAGATACGCTTGACTCCTCCACGACGAGCCAGACGACGGATTGCGGGCTTGGTGATACCCTGGATGTTAtcacgcaaaaccttgcgatgacgcttGGCGCCTCCTTTTCCGAGTCCTTTGCCTCCCTTGCCACGGCCGGTCATTTTGGATGAATTTGGTTCTGTGTTCGACGACGGTAGTACTGGAACTGATGGCTGCGCCAAACACTAGCGGCCACTTTTATACCCACTCGAGGGTTGAGTTCTTCTTTCCTCTCTTGCTTGTTCTATTCTTCCGTGGCTTCCGATTGGTTGCCTGCATCGATATGAGCATATAAAAGAGGACTGCCTGGTTTTTTGACCCTCATTCTGTTTTCGCCATTCGTTTTGGCAAGACGCGTTCAGTTATCGCTCGTACCGAGAAATCAAACCTCGCTTTCGTGTTGCTGCCTGCAAATTCAGCCATCCCAGCCATGGGAAAAACCACTCCATCTGATGGAGTTCGCCCCACTGGCACCAAGCGCCGGCTCCCAAACACCACCGCTGCGGATTCGGTGGAACAAGCCAACAAGAAGCTACTCAGCTCCAACAAATACGCCACTCTGTCTTCCGATGGAGTCCAGAAGAAGGAGAAGTTGCCGCCCTTCTATGTCAAGGGAAACTCGATGAATCTCGTAAGGGATTTAAATCAGCTCATCGCCAAAGGGCTCCAAGCGGAACTGCGCCTCCTTACGGATGGCGTGAAAATTACGGTCCCATCAACTCCGCACTACAAATCGGTGACCGAGTACCTCGACGTGGTGAAAGCGGAATACTTCACCCACGACATCGCCTCTGAAAAGCCGCTTAAAGTGGTTTTGCGAGGCCTTCCCGACATGGAAACCAGTGAGCTGATGGACACTCTGAAGATTGCTAATCTGCAACTGGTGCAGATATTCAAGATGCGGCGCCACAACCAGGCCGTCAAATACCGCGACCAATTGTACCTGCTCCATCTGGTCAAAGGTTCAACAAACCTAACGGAACTGAAAAGTATCAGAGCTCTGGGCAACGTCGTCGTGCAATGGGAGCGGTACAAACCGGTCCACAGAGAAGTGACTCAATGCGGAAATTGCCTGAATTTCGGGCACGGATCGAAACACTGCCACATGAGAAGCCGTTGCTCCAAGTGTGGTGAAAATCATCGGTCGGCCTCCTGTGAAGTGGAAGCTGTTGTTGCCTGCCTGAACTGCGGGCAAAACCACTCCTCGATGAGCCGTACTTGCCCCAAACGGAACGAATTCATCAACATCCGCAAAACGGTGGCCCAAAGGACCCGCCCAAAGCCAAAGAAGGAAATCAACATCATTGGTGAAAATTTCCCGGAGCTATCGCTTCCATCCCAAACCCAACGGCACCCACCACCTCCGGTTTCCCCACCTGGTTTTCGCACATATGCGGAAGCGGCAAACACACCCCCAAGCGACGCACCATACTCCATGGACCAATTGGCGCTCCTGTTTTCCGAATTGGACAAGCAAACAAGGGCATGCCGTACCAACGATCAACAAGTAGCAGTAATGATGCGATTCTATTACCAGCATCGTAGCATTCTCTCTTCGACTGCTTAACTTCAATGCCTCTTCGGTGGCAAATAAACAGGTGGAAATCATTGAATTTCTCCGAACACACGAAATCGACGTCGCTCTCATAACGGAGACGCACCTAAAGCCAAACAAAAACTTCAGCCTACCAGATCATCAAGTCATTCGCGTGGACCGTATCACTGCAAGAAAAGGTGGTGTAGCTATAGCCATCCGACGTAACCTCAAGTTCCGAATGCTTCCGGATTTCCGCCTTAGCATCACCGAAGCTGTGGGCATCGAAATGACCTCCTCCAATGGACCTATCATCCTGATTGCGGCGTACTGTCCTATACAGTGCAAGGACGCAGACGGAACAACAACTCAGCTCAAAAACGACATCCAAATATTAACTCGAAGGCCCAGTAAATTCATCCTCGCCGGTGACCTTAACGCTCGCCACTCAATCTGGGGAAACACCCAGAGCAACAAAAACGGATCCGTGCTAGCCAACGATGCTCAAGCAGGGCATTATACAATTGTACACTCGGAGTCGCCCACGTACTTCTCCCCAGCCGGAGTGGGTTCAACTCTAGATATTATCCTCACCAACATCCCCGACAATGTAACGACACCTCAAGCCCTCACCGAACTGTCATCGGACCACTTGCCGGTAATCTTCGAGGTGAACACTTCAATCACCCTTCGTGAACCCCAGCGAAGAAGGAACTACCATCGCGCCGACTGGCCGCGATTCCCAACAACTAGTTGAAGAAAGCCTGGACGACCATCACACGCTAAACACAACTGAGGACATCGATAGAGCGATCCAATCGATTACCGACGCAATCGGAGAGGCCGAGGATAGATTCATCCCAGCGACTACAATATCACGTGAGTTTTTACAACTGGATAGTGTCACTAAAAAAATTATTGCGGTTAGGAACAGCATAAAGGAGACAATTCCAACGCACTCATaatctttctaaaaaaatactatGCAAGAAAATTGAATAAGATAATAGCTAGTAGAGTCCAACAGATTAGAAATAATAAGTTTAGTagggatattgaaaatttaccaaACCACTCCAGGCCCTTCTGGCGTTTAACAAAGGTGCTAAAATCAAAACCGACACCTATCCCACCAATAGTTGACGGCAATGTTAAATATATTACAccaattgaaaaggcaaatacgaTATCACGGCCCATTTCATGGCATCTCATAGACTAGGTCAAGGCATCGCTAGCCCGATGGAAGAGGCAGTAAGGGACAGTAAGACTCGCTTAACTGAAACACCAAATAATTTCCCAGCCAACCGAAAGGTTACAACAGAAGAACTAAAGTCCGCCATTAGATTCTCCCGTAACATGAAAGCCCCTGGCTTTGATGGTCTATTCAATATTGTCCTCAAGCATTTGGGTCCCAACGCGCACTCCCTCATTGTGGAAATATTCAATAGCTGCCTGGAGCTCAGCTACTTTCCGTCCGCTTGGAAGCTGTCCAAAGTTGTGCCGATCCACAAACCAGGGAAAGACCCCACACTCGCATCGAGCTACCgcccaatcagcttgctttcgtCATTAAGTAAGTTGTTTGAAAAGTGTATCTATAGCAGGCTCCTTGAGCATGCAGAAGACAACAATATTCTCCTCGAAGAACAATTCGGGTTCAGACGGGGGCGTTCTACGATCCACCAACTCCAACGAGTCACCAACCTTGTGAGGCGGAACAAAGCGGTATCCAAGTCGACGGCGATGGCTTTTTTGGATATTGAAAAGGCGTTCGATAACGTGTGGCACGATGCCCTCACACACAAACTCCTCCGCTACAACTTTCCCACCTACCTGGTAAAGATTATAGCAAACTACCTCAGCGAAAGAACGTCGCAAGTGTGCATAGGAAGCTCCTCTTCGCTACCATACATTGTAAATGCAGGGGTCCCCCAAGGTAGTATCTTGGGGCCAATACTGTACAATCTCTTCACGTCGGATATCCCCGCCCTCCCAGGAAATGGCACTCTCTCACTTTTCGCAGACGACTCTGCGATAAGCTACGAGGGACGAGTCATAAGAGCACTGGTGCCAAAGCTCCAAAAAGGCATCGACGAATACACCACGTATCTCAAAACGTGGAAAATTTGCGTAAACGGAGCAAAAACCCAAACCATCATTTTCCCTCACAAAAATAGTTACCGGATGGTACCAGCAACAAACATCCAAGTGGAAGGAGCAGAAATACACTGGTCTGACGCTGTAAGCTACCTAGGCCTCATCATGGATAGCAAAATGCTTTTCCGCCAACACATCGATGAAAGAGTTACCAAAAGCACAATACTGCTCAAACGCCTCTACCCAATCATCAACCGTCGCTCGAAGGCCTCCCTAACAAACAAACTTGCGGTCTACAAGATGATCATATCCCCAATGCTGGAACATGCCTCGTCAATCTGGAGGGGGTGCGCAAGGACCCACTTGCAGAAATTGCAAGTCGTCCAAAACAATTTCTTGAGGATGATACTCAACCGCCCAAGGCGCACGCGAACAGCAGAACTTCATCGGCTAGCAAATATCGAACCTCTTACTGTAAGAATAAACACACAGGCTGAAAAAATCCAAACCAGGGCACTTGAATCTGAATCAGCAACAATTAGAAACATATATGCCTGAAAATTGCAACTAATTCCAAAACGGGATGACAATAGTTTATAGGATTAGGTTAAGTTAAAttgtaaggaaaaaaaaaaaaaacttttttaggaATTAACCAAGTGGTTTAACTGTAAACTCGCGGAAAGCTATGTAAATTAAactgaaattattcaaaacagaCGAAACTAAGCAGAAAAACTTGTAAAGTTGAAACTCTTACATTGTAAAATTACTGTACCAACAAACAAAAActagaaataaaaacaattgtaataataataatttttgacCCTCATTCTGTCGCTGCGTTTCAAACTGATCCGTTTGGATTGAAAGCAAATTAATCATCATCTAACACAATGGCCCGTACCAAGCAGACTGCTCGTAAGTCTACTGGAGGAAAAGCTCCTCGCAAGCAGCTGGCTACCAAAGccgctcgcaagagcgccccagccaccggaggtGTCAAGAAGCCTCACCGTTATCGGCCAGGAACCGTTGCTCTGCGTGAAATCCGTCGCTACCAAAAGTCGACTGAGCTGCTGATCCGCAAGCTGCCATTCCAGCGTCTGGTTCGTGAGATCGcccaggacttcaagaccgatctgcgcttccagagctcggctgtcatggccctgcaggaagcgagcgaggcctatctggtcggtcttttcgaagataccaacctttgcgccatccacgccaagcgtgtcaccattatgcccaagacatccagctggctcgccgtatccgtggagaacgcgcttaaattcggTCTGCATTATAGTTGCCATTCTCAACAAAACGgccccttttcagggccactagAAGCATTCCCTAAAAGAGTTGTGTGAGCAATTTTCCCTTCAGTGTACCTAAAACTGTTTGTTCCCCTGGGGGAACTACTTCCTAAAGCCCCTTGACCACCGAACGATCATACTCTCAACACTGATGAGGGGAGGTACGTCAACCAACC
It encodes the following:
- the LOC110680702 gene encoding histone H4; the protein is MTGRGKGGKGLGKGGAKRHRKVLRDNIQGITKPAIRRLARRGGVKRISGLIYEETRGVLKVFLENVIRDAVTYTEHAKRKTVTAMDVVYALKRQGRTLYGFGG